From a single Oceaniferula flava genomic region:
- a CDS encoding PEP-CTERM sorting domain-containing protein: MKSIAKLAAYAVLVPSLVSGQVIFNFVYEDVENNSGIGFDNSASGAERRQALQDVGNYIGGLLDHNATITYTIKASQTDGNGSLASAGSSYGLLKGTNTIRGSNMALAIQGLSSNTTRGYMTVDFGFAWNFSEAAASDFEYDFRSVALHEMTHSLGMTSLIDEVTGEGSNVVSGGNYYGQTYSTYDSFLVDGEGNPLIMDSAEFDTARFTDGADSDDVLDIFTSENLFFNGPNAVAVYGAPVPLFSPGTYLGGSSTSHVDSDDPTLDEDPMVHHIGFGESKREYTALDLAIIEDLGYSLVAVPEPASSGLLTLGLAVFFCGRRRD, from the coding sequence ATGAAATCGATAGCTAAACTAGCAGCTTATGCTGTTCTGGTGCCCAGCTTAGTCAGCGGCCAAGTGATCTTTAATTTCGTCTATGAGGACGTCGAAAACAATTCAGGAATCGGGTTTGACAACTCTGCCAGTGGAGCGGAGCGCCGGCAGGCACTGCAAGATGTCGGTAACTACATCGGAGGTCTACTGGATCACAATGCGACTATTACATACACCATCAAGGCATCTCAAACTGATGGCAACGGATCTTTAGCCAGCGCAGGTAGCTCCTATGGATTACTGAAAGGAACAAACACCATACGCGGCAGCAACATGGCCCTTGCTATCCAAGGTCTTTCCAGCAACACAACGCGAGGCTACATGACCGTTGATTTCGGTTTTGCGTGGAATTTCTCAGAAGCCGCAGCCAGTGATTTTGAATACGATTTTCGTTCGGTCGCTCTACACGAGATGACTCACTCACTAGGCATGACCAGCCTGATTGATGAAGTGACTGGAGAAGGCTCTAATGTGGTCTCTGGAGGCAATTATTACGGTCAAACCTATTCCACCTACGATTCTTTCCTGGTCGATGGGGAGGGCAATCCGCTGATCATGGATTCAGCTGAGTTCGACACAGCGCGCTTCACTGATGGTGCGGACTCCGATGATGTCTTAGATATATTTACCTCAGAAAATTTATTTTTTAACGGCCCCAATGCTGTGGCTGTCTATGGAGCACCGGTTCCTCTTTTTTCCCCAGGCACCTACTTAGGAGGTAGCAGCACGAGCCATGTCGATAGCGATGACCCTACCCTGGATGAAGATCCTATGGTGCACCATATTGGATTTGGTGAGTCCAAACGCGAATACACAGCGCTCGATTTAGCAATTATTGAAGACCTCGGATATTCGTTGGTCGCCGTTCCTGAGCCTGCATCAAGCGGACTATTGACCCTTGGTTTGGCCGTTTTCTTCTGTGGCCGGCGCCGCGATTAA
- a CDS encoding ABC transporter ATP-binding protein, which translates to MSESVIDISEMRKRYRGGVEALRGVSLAVPKGGIFGLLGPNGAGKSTMVKILLSIVRPSQCRGQMLGHKIGHKPTLARVGYLPEHARFPDYLKGGEVIRYVAGLGGVPKSLTHSRSQELLEMVGMQDWANRRMGSYSKGMKQRIGLAQALVNDPEIVFLDEPTDGVDPKGRMEMRSVLKTMKDQGRTVFINSHLLGELEMICDTVAIMDQGQIVRQGSIADLTEKSRRYEISVRGKIGGELSGSLLQHGVEIEGETLTMYQQDAEKVQPVIDALRAAGVTIVTMTEARQSLEDLFMETVGSHGPGAAMPPKLPRKEKV; encoded by the coding sequence GTGTCTGAATCTGTTATTGATATCTCGGAAATGCGAAAGCGCTACCGAGGCGGAGTTGAAGCCCTGCGAGGCGTCTCACTGGCTGTTCCCAAGGGTGGAATTTTTGGCTTGTTAGGGCCTAATGGGGCTGGCAAGTCCACGATGGTGAAGATCTTGCTCAGCATTGTGCGCCCGAGCCAATGCAGGGGGCAGATGCTAGGTCACAAGATCGGTCACAAACCAACCTTGGCACGTGTCGGTTACCTTCCAGAGCACGCTCGCTTCCCTGATTATCTCAAAGGCGGAGAGGTGATTCGCTATGTTGCCGGGCTGGGCGGCGTGCCAAAATCATTGACCCATTCGCGCAGCCAGGAACTGCTGGAAATGGTGGGGATGCAAGATTGGGCCAATCGTAGGATGGGCAGTTATTCGAAGGGCATGAAACAGCGTATCGGCCTGGCCCAGGCGCTGGTCAACGATCCGGAAATTGTATTCCTCGATGAGCCCACTGATGGGGTCGATCCCAAAGGCCGGATGGAAATGCGCTCGGTGTTGAAAACCATGAAAGACCAGGGCCGCACCGTTTTTATCAACAGTCACTTGTTAGGTGAGCTGGAAATGATTTGCGACACCGTGGCTATTATGGACCAGGGGCAGATCGTCCGTCAGGGCAGTATCGCTGACCTAACGGAGAAATCGCGCCGCTACGAGATCTCAGTGCGAGGCAAGATCGGCGGTGAACTCAGCGGGAGTTTGCTCCAACACGGTGTGGAAATCGAAGGTGAGACCCTGACGATGTATCAGCAGGACGCCGAGAAAGTTCAACCGGTGATCGATGCCCTTCGCGCTGCGGGTGTGACCATTGTTACCATGACCGAGGCGCGCCAGTCATTGGAAGATTTGTTTATGGAAACGGTGGGAAGTCATGGACCGGGTGCGGCCATGCCACCTAAACTTCCTCGAAAGGAGAAAGTGTAA
- a CDS encoding ABC transporter permease, whose amino-acid sequence MRQILTIFWDSYRLLTAKKLFWVALGLSVLIGLIYASISFHEEGMSVFFGAYTLESGILNTTGPLAKYIYLTMFTDVLVPFWLGLFAIVLALLSVCPVFPNFLEGGSIDIAVSKPISRVTLFVSKYLSSLLFVAIQVFVFSLIVFVAFGLRMESWNFGIFWAVPLMVFVFSLIYCVAVLTAVWTKSTLLSLLMAFLVWGVSWGIQVAEGFIYRLAYTAPASGLTLDMGTGQTQISDEPQAVDSDLAKFHGLLKMVETPLPKTREATYLLKKKIKIDGRNLTQAGAFIQPVDDVERNQHMAEEDYDNRHSEFFVVGTSLAFELVILSIAGFFFVRKDY is encoded by the coding sequence ATGCGACAAATTTTAACCATTTTCTGGGATTCTTACCGACTGCTCACCGCGAAGAAGCTCTTCTGGGTGGCGCTGGGCCTTTCGGTGCTGATTGGCTTGATCTATGCCTCGATCAGTTTTCATGAGGAAGGCATGTCGGTTTTCTTTGGGGCTTACACCTTGGAAAGTGGCATCCTCAATACGACCGGTCCCTTGGCGAAATACATCTACCTCACGATGTTTACCGATGTGCTGGTGCCGTTCTGGCTGGGTCTGTTCGCCATCGTGCTGGCTCTGCTCTCCGTGTGTCCGGTTTTTCCCAACTTCTTGGAAGGTGGATCGATCGATATCGCGGTGTCCAAGCCCATTAGCCGGGTCACCTTGTTCGTCAGCAAATACCTGAGTAGCTTGTTGTTTGTTGCCATTCAGGTCTTCGTGTTCTCGCTGATCGTCTTTGTCGCCTTTGGCCTGCGGATGGAATCCTGGAACTTTGGAATCTTCTGGGCTGTGCCGTTGATGGTGTTTGTGTTCAGCTTGATCTACTGTGTCGCAGTGCTGACGGCGGTGTGGACGAAATCGACGCTGCTCTCGCTGCTGATGGCCTTCTTGGTCTGGGGTGTGAGCTGGGGTATTCAGGTGGCCGAGGGCTTTATCTACCGTTTGGCATATACAGCGCCGGCGTCCGGACTGACCTTGGACATGGGAACCGGCCAGACTCAAATCTCCGATGAGCCACAGGCTGTGGATTCGGATTTAGCCAAGTTCCACGGTCTGCTGAAAATGGTGGAGACTCCATTGCCCAAAACGCGTGAGGCGACGTATTTGCTGAAAAAGAAAATCAAGATTGATGGCCGCAACCTGACACAAGCCGGAGCATTCATTCAGCCGGTGGATGATGTGGAACGAAACCAACACATGGCGGAGGAAGATTATGACAATCGGCACTCGGAATTCTTCGTGGTTGGCACCTCACTGGCCTTCGAGCTGGTGATCCTCTCGATTGCGGGGTTCTTTTTTGTCCGCAAAGATTATTAA
- a CDS encoding LysE family translocator produces the protein MGEWLVFVALMAVGQFSPGPDMLLLTRTALAQGRSAGCWTALGIATGLGVHALIAVAGVASLMAQGGWLEKGMKWAAATYLLWLAYQLIRSGLRARKVQVGEAAESSDQGRLHAWKRGLLCNLLNPKVAVFLAGVSAPFLIGHDGFRWPLLLWTTIVFEGALLWCLWVCLLQQPRLKRGYLRLAHWFDLAFGIGLLAVAVALLAGG, from the coding sequence ATGGGGGAGTGGTTGGTCTTTGTCGCCCTGATGGCGGTTGGTCAGTTCAGTCCTGGCCCGGACATGCTCTTGCTGACGCGGACGGCCTTGGCGCAGGGACGGAGTGCAGGCTGTTGGACAGCGCTCGGCATTGCCACCGGCTTGGGCGTGCATGCACTGATCGCCGTTGCCGGTGTGGCCTCGCTCATGGCGCAGGGCGGCTGGCTGGAAAAGGGGATGAAGTGGGCGGCCGCTACCTATTTGCTATGGCTGGCTTATCAGCTGATCCGCAGTGGTCTCAGGGCCAGAAAGGTGCAGGTGGGCGAAGCTGCTGAGAGCAGTGATCAGGGGAGGCTTCACGCATGGAAACGGGGGTTGCTATGCAATTTGTTGAATCCCAAGGTGGCGGTGTTTTTGGCTGGGGTTTCAGCGCCTTTTTTGATCGGTCACGATGGCTTCAGGTGGCCCTTGCTCCTCTGGACCACGATTGTGTTTGAGGGTGCCCTGCTGTGGTGTTTGTGGGTCTGTCTGCTGCAGCAGCCACGGCTGAAACGGGGTTACCTCCGGCTGGCGCATTGGTTCGATCTGGCATTTGGCATCGGGCTGCTGGCCGTGGCGGTCGCCTTACTGGCTGGTGGCTGA
- a CDS encoding calcium/sodium antiporter codes for MDLTIHLLWLTGGLVFLYFGAEWLVKGASEIALRLGISPLVVGLTVVAFGTSMPELLVCLKANSPEVVAAPAAWFGFAVDVGVASPDIAFGNIVGSNIFNIALILGVASLIRPIEVHSQLIRRELPILIVASLVFVAMMSDMVLMRWEGALLAAGVVTYVFMSVRMARGEKDIDQYEEFSEEEIEKAKQGGGRLLIDLMLIVVGIGALVVGADWLVDHGESVARVFGVPEVIISLTLFALGTSLPELATSVVAALKRQGDIITGNAIGSCIFNLLAVMGVTASVKPLQAEHIAWMDLWVMLGLAILIMPFMWSRKRINRVEGAILTAVALGYSVLVVVIDR; via the coding sequence GTGGATCTGACAATACATTTGCTCTGGCTGACAGGCGGCTTGGTTTTTCTCTACTTCGGAGCCGAGTGGCTGGTGAAGGGTGCCTCGGAGATTGCCCTGCGCTTGGGGATTTCCCCTTTGGTGGTCGGGCTGACGGTGGTCGCCTTCGGCACCAGTATGCCGGAGTTGCTGGTCTGCCTCAAAGCCAACTCACCGGAAGTCGTAGCAGCGCCGGCGGCGTGGTTTGGTTTTGCTGTCGATGTCGGAGTGGCGAGTCCTGACATTGCCTTCGGTAATATTGTGGGATCGAACATTTTCAACATCGCCCTGATCTTGGGCGTCGCCTCATTGATTCGGCCCATCGAGGTGCATTCACAGCTGATTCGCCGAGAGCTGCCGATCCTGATTGTGGCCTCTCTGGTATTTGTCGCGATGATGTCAGACATGGTGCTGATGCGCTGGGAAGGTGCTCTGCTGGCTGCCGGAGTGGTGACCTACGTGTTCATGAGCGTGCGCATGGCGAGGGGAGAGAAGGACATCGACCAGTATGAGGAATTCTCCGAAGAGGAAATCGAAAAGGCCAAGCAGGGTGGCGGACGACTGCTGATCGATCTCATGCTCATTGTCGTCGGCATTGGCGCTTTGGTCGTGGGTGCCGACTGGTTGGTCGATCACGGCGAGTCCGTGGCCCGAGTATTTGGTGTGCCGGAAGTGATCATCTCACTGACGCTTTTCGCTCTTGGGACCTCATTGCCTGAGTTGGCGACCTCTGTGGTGGCAGCTCTGAAACGTCAAGGCGATATCATCACCGGCAATGCGATTGGCTCCTGTATTTTCAATCTCTTGGCCGTAATGGGCGTCACTGCGAGCGTCAAACCACTGCAAGCAGAGCACATCGCGTGGATGGATCTCTGGGTGATGCTGGGGCTGGCGATTTTGATCATGCCCTTTATGTGGTCCCGTAAGCGGATTAATCGGGTGGAGGGGGCCATTTTAACAGCAGTGGCACTAGGATACTCAGTGCTCGTGGTGGTGATTGATCGCTAA
- a CDS encoding helix-turn-helix domain-containing protein, protein MSRPATPTPFFRQGDRVVDKSGVDLLQLAEEKGFNVKNVAEELGFTVIQLQRHVEAAIGLKPKDLFCNHRALLAKRMITEGMDLHEIGEKLGYLYYSHFCTDIKKFYGISPKQLEKKLQPELGKK, encoded by the coding sequence ATGAGTAGACCCGCCACACCCACACCATTCTTCAGACAAGGAGACCGTGTTGTCGACAAATCTGGAGTCGACCTCCTTCAACTTGCCGAGGAAAAAGGCTTCAATGTGAAAAATGTTGCAGAGGAGCTTGGCTTCACCGTGATTCAGCTGCAGCGCCATGTTGAGGCCGCCATTGGGCTGAAACCCAAGGATCTGTTTTGCAACCACCGCGCTTTGCTCGCCAAACGCATGATCACCGAAGGGATGGACCTTCACGAAATTGGAGAGAAATTGGGCTATCTCTATTACAGCCATTTTTGCACCGACATCAAAAAGTTCTACGGGATCTCACCGAAGCAGCTGGAAAAGAAACTTCAGCCAGAACTCGGCAAGAAGTAA
- a CDS encoding class I SAM-dependent methyltransferase, which translates to MSFEIYNPYSIVQLSEVLKDFKIRLNGRLIYEGQAVVSGLVNTGVLLVCEVTLAGGWKDVDFLAQSQEGGSLVTQFDDFVDDWNRAHQVSSDFKINVADMQNLMIGVKRWLEQIDLGIRSTDTEDKDGLEKQVISEIEERMMQEVNPLMSDFEASTRKVSLADQPAHKFYVRRHMHPLMLCSPFAYRAFSKPLGYAGDYEMVNMMLRDPYEGGTLFAKMLNRTFLSIDPVQAHRNRIDYLVENLKSEAQKAVSEGRRLKVLNLGCGPAQEIQRFVKNEEISDQCDFTLLDFNKETLDYTHGLLAKMKYEMGRGTNFKMIERSVHQLLKQASKGDVDMDWESYDMVYCAGLFDYLSQKVCKRLVELFTKLIRPGGMLITTNVASTNPRIGWMEYVVEWNLIYRNDWEMLDLIPLDGTILQTDLKRDATGVNLFLEIRKVAMDPIFKPTSL; encoded by the coding sequence GTGTCATTTGAAATCTACAATCCTTACAGTATTGTTCAGCTTTCTGAAGTACTCAAGGATTTCAAGATTAGACTCAACGGGCGTCTGATCTATGAAGGACAAGCTGTGGTTTCCGGTTTGGTGAATACTGGTGTGCTGCTGGTTTGTGAGGTGACCCTAGCCGGAGGTTGGAAGGATGTTGATTTCTTGGCGCAGTCCCAAGAAGGAGGGTCGCTGGTGACGCAGTTTGATGATTTTGTAGATGATTGGAACCGGGCACACCAGGTGTCCTCCGATTTTAAAATCAACGTCGCGGATATGCAGAACTTGATGATCGGAGTGAAGCGCTGGCTAGAGCAGATCGACTTGGGGATTCGCTCTACCGATACCGAGGATAAAGATGGTCTGGAAAAGCAGGTGATTTCTGAAATCGAGGAACGGATGATGCAGGAGGTCAATCCCCTGATGAGTGACTTTGAAGCATCTACGCGAAAAGTTTCCTTGGCGGATCAGCCGGCGCACAAGTTCTACGTTCGTCGGCATATGCATCCGCTGATGCTTTGCTCGCCATTTGCATATCGAGCTTTTAGCAAGCCTTTGGGGTATGCCGGTGATTATGAAATGGTGAATATGATGCTTCGGGATCCCTACGAGGGTGGCACCCTGTTTGCCAAAATGTTGAACCGGACGTTCCTCAGCATCGATCCTGTGCAAGCGCACCGGAACCGGATTGATTACCTGGTTGAAAACCTCAAGAGTGAAGCTCAGAAAGCTGTGAGCGAAGGGCGTCGACTCAAGGTGCTTAACCTTGGCTGTGGACCGGCACAGGAAATTCAACGCTTTGTCAAAAATGAGGAAATTAGTGATCAGTGTGACTTCACGCTTCTCGACTTTAACAAGGAGACTCTCGACTACACCCACGGTCTTCTCGCTAAGATGAAATACGAGATGGGCCGTGGCACCAATTTCAAGATGATCGAACGTTCCGTGCACCAGTTACTCAAGCAAGCGAGCAAAGGGGACGTCGATATGGACTGGGAATCGTATGATATGGTCTACTGTGCGGGGCTTTTTGATTACCTCTCACAGAAGGTCTGCAAGCGTTTGGTGGAGCTCTTTACCAAGCTGATCCGCCCCGGCGGAATGCTAATCACCACGAATGTTGCGTCGACGAACCCTCGTATCGGGTGGATGGAATATGTTGTCGAATGGAACTTGATTTATCGTAACGATTGGGAGATGCTCGATCTCATCCCGCTCGACGGAACCATTCTCCAAACTGATCTCAAACGAGATGCAACCGGCGTCAACCTGTTCTTGGAAATACGCAAGGTGGCGATGGATCCAATTTTCAAACCGACGAGTTTGTAA
- a CDS encoding ATP-binding protein gives MTDSIKDLRSLYRKSRRFARRKNCRQAAIFGAVFMMVGGCLDAVVYPELLVNFLLYRVLAAALLIIFGMGVTQVRSDALARVIVHIVGIVPLACMSLMIAQADGAASSYYAGLNLVLMGATLLLRWSAADSAINMLFCLVFYGMAVFSYGNTWREAYVPGYFIFVTGAIACAGTYFFNQGRFREFCLSKDVQDAKDQLEQSYKQLQAMDETKSRFFANISHELRTPLTLILGPAENLRSNQKYAKDVGFLEHLDTIEDNALRLLRLINDILDLVKLDSDEAPPRPEAVNVKEFISTLSNHLKAIAALKSIEISYTSHCDQQEMVWLDRDRLEKIVLNLAVNAVKFTEPGGAIKLGAHTSNGVLQLIVEDTGEGMSSEELDSIFVRFWQADMSARRRHRGAGIGLALVKSLTDSMQGKISVQSEVKKGTTFSVSIPAPMPEAGVLVEPKQNASDVLERFNEKARLSGAASMDEVLPDGGAALKVLAKKPKVEGQKPRVLVADDEDAMRHFIARQLDDYEVVGARDGDEAWTLVQTEPLDLIVLDLMMPGMDGIEVTTRIRSFAATARIPIILVTAQASEEPRLKALEAGVNDFIAKPFSIVELRVRVKNLLASSAFEVKLAENKVNLEKAYKQLQEQRSILVQTEKLSSLGRMSAGIVHEVNNPLNYAKTALHALKSFERQISDVDREDYLEVLGDAQEGVNRVIGIVSDLRSFTRGDAVSRSSVLIKNTIESARRLSSATLSGVHFEVSAPDNLEVIGHDGQLCQLFMNLFQNAVRAIQVRGPEGDAPRISVVAGPSIDGGHVIVKVRDNGCGISREDIERMFEPFFTKNDVGEGMGLGLSICHRIIRQHEALIDVQSEVGVFTEIAIRFKGVPKTSKNENLQLGAV, from the coding sequence ATGACTGATTCCATCAAAGATTTAAGATCACTGTATCGTAAGTCCCGGCGATTTGCCCGGCGGAAAAATTGTCGCCAAGCAGCTATCTTTGGTGCCGTCTTCATGATGGTGGGGGGCTGTTTGGATGCGGTGGTGTATCCTGAGCTATTGGTTAACTTTCTGCTCTACCGTGTGCTCGCGGCAGCGTTGTTGATCATTTTCGGTATGGGAGTTACCCAGGTTAGATCAGATGCTCTGGCTCGAGTAATCGTTCATATCGTGGGGATCGTTCCTCTGGCATGCATGAGTTTAATGATTGCTCAAGCCGACGGAGCAGCATCCTCTTACTATGCGGGGTTGAACCTAGTGCTGATGGGCGCCACGCTCTTGCTTAGGTGGTCGGCCGCAGACAGTGCGATCAACATGCTGTTCTGTCTGGTCTTTTACGGCATGGCGGTTTTCAGCTACGGCAATACTTGGCGTGAGGCTTATGTCCCTGGCTACTTTATCTTTGTCACTGGAGCGATTGCTTGCGCCGGAACTTACTTTTTCAACCAAGGCCGTTTTCGCGAGTTTTGTCTATCGAAGGATGTTCAGGATGCCAAAGACCAGTTGGAGCAGAGCTATAAGCAGCTGCAGGCGATGGATGAGACCAAGTCTCGGTTTTTCGCCAACATCAGTCATGAACTGAGAACGCCATTGACTCTGATACTTGGCCCGGCTGAGAACCTTCGCTCCAATCAGAAATATGCCAAGGATGTGGGTTTTCTGGAACACCTGGACACCATCGAGGATAACGCGCTTAGACTGCTGCGTTTGATCAATGACATTCTTGATTTGGTTAAACTGGATAGCGACGAAGCGCCACCTCGTCCGGAGGCTGTGAACGTGAAGGAGTTCATCAGCACGTTGAGCAACCATCTTAAGGCGATTGCCGCGTTGAAAAGCATCGAGATTTCCTACACCAGCCACTGCGATCAGCAGGAGATGGTCTGGCTTGATCGTGATCGCTTGGAGAAAATCGTCCTGAATTTGGCGGTGAATGCGGTGAAGTTCACCGAGCCAGGAGGGGCGATCAAATTGGGAGCACATACCTCAAATGGTGTTCTGCAACTCATTGTGGAAGACACTGGCGAGGGAATGTCTTCCGAGGAACTCGATAGTATTTTTGTTCGTTTTTGGCAGGCTGACATGTCAGCAAGACGTAGGCACCGTGGAGCCGGAATTGGCTTGGCTTTGGTCAAAAGTTTGACGGATAGCATGCAGGGCAAGATTAGCGTGCAGTCTGAGGTGAAAAAAGGAACAACCTTCAGTGTGAGCATCCCTGCACCGATGCCTGAAGCTGGAGTATTGGTGGAACCCAAACAAAATGCCAGCGATGTGCTCGAGCGGTTCAACGAGAAAGCCCGTCTCAGTGGTGCCGCCTCAATGGACGAGGTGTTACCGGATGGTGGTGCTGCACTGAAAGTGCTCGCTAAGAAACCTAAGGTTGAAGGGCAGAAGCCACGGGTCCTTGTGGCTGATGATGAGGATGCCATGCGCCATTTCATCGCTCGCCAGCTGGATGACTACGAAGTGGTGGGGGCCCGCGACGGAGACGAAGCGTGGACGCTCGTGCAAACGGAGCCTCTGGACCTGATTGTTCTCGATCTGATGATGCCAGGCATGGATGGTATCGAAGTGACCACCCGGATTCGGAGCTTTGCCGCCACGGCACGCATCCCTATAATCCTGGTAACAGCGCAGGCGAGTGAAGAGCCTCGACTGAAGGCTCTCGAGGCGGGGGTGAATGATTTCATCGCCAAACCGTTCTCCATCGTGGAATTACGTGTCAGGGTGAAAAACCTCCTGGCAAGCAGCGCCTTCGAGGTGAAGCTCGCCGAAAATAAGGTCAACCTTGAGAAAGCCTACAAGCAGCTGCAGGAGCAACGATCGATCCTCGTGCAAACCGAAAAGCTCTCTTCGCTAGGACGGATGAGTGCCGGTATCGTGCATGAGGTCAATAACCCTCTTAATTATGCCAAGACGGCTCTGCATGCTCTCAAATCGTTTGAACGGCAGATCTCAGACGTTGATCGAGAGGACTACCTTGAAGTTCTGGGAGATGCCCAAGAAGGCGTAAATCGCGTGATCGGAATCGTCAGTGATCTGAGATCGTTCACCAGGGGGGATGCCGTTAGCCGCTCCAGCGTTTTGATCAAGAACACGATTGAGAGTGCTCGCCGCTTAAGCAGTGCGACCCTCTCTGGAGTGCACTTCGAGGTCAGCGCACCCGACAATCTCGAAGTCATCGGTCACGACGGACAGCTCTGCCAGTTGTTCATGAACTTGTTCCAGAATGCAGTGCGCGCGATTCAAGTGCGTGGCCCGGAGGGGGACGCTCCCCGGATCTCTGTGGTTGCAGGCCCGTCGATCGATGGGGGGCATGTCATTGTTAAGGTCAGAGATAATGGCTGCGGTATTTCGAGAGAGGATATTGAGCGAATGTTCGAGCCGTTTTTCACCAAGAACGATGTCGGCGAGGGCATGGGGCTCGGTTTGAGCATCTGTCACCGCATTATCCGACAGCATGAAGCGCTGATTGATGTGCAGTCCGAGGTGGGAGTGTTCACAGAGATAGCAATCCGCTTCAAAGGTGTTCCAAAAACGTCTAAGAATGAAAATTTACAGCTCGGCGCTGTTTGA
- a CDS encoding response regulator → MTESPNKEHLILFVDDEEKTRKYFARLFGQNFEVLVAEDGVQALEIFRENMDRIGVVVTDQRMPNMTGSQLLEKVAEMKPTCIRILSTAYADVDAAVDSVNKGGIYRYVTKPWEVNDLEMTLNRAMERYVLEKERGTLLKQKLSSVEMLASSDRVLSIATIAVIGHPGLRHVGQALTALVQLAEVGGSEDSDEAPLDQALNWRELYGRHLSYLRSIHQGLTRDKLKGFELDYSRTVAVGDVMGPLVGGNGYFEWLRGEPSTTGWPGPAETMAAEISTLLMALEAVMRDAGILLVSEIQGGIEFRLSSRLLARNLEPLRTATKDAPSTECLALASSLFRLADAGAFFEVVPEEGRDMIRFKVTFDPTRNPDTGVAGWDSLMAALTGNDVFWARYGG, encoded by the coding sequence ATGACTGAATCACCTAATAAAGAGCACCTGATCTTATTCGTCGATGACGAGGAAAAAACTCGTAAGTATTTCGCCAGACTTTTTGGTCAAAATTTTGAGGTGCTTGTGGCTGAGGACGGCGTCCAAGCCTTGGAAATTTTCCGTGAGAATATGGATCGGATCGGTGTGGTGGTGACTGACCAACGCATGCCGAACATGACAGGCTCCCAGCTGCTTGAAAAAGTGGCGGAAATGAAGCCCACCTGTATCCGTATTCTTTCCACGGCCTATGCCGACGTCGATGCCGCTGTGGATTCGGTCAACAAAGGCGGCATTTACCGCTACGTCACCAAGCCTTGGGAGGTCAATGATCTCGAGATGACCTTGAACCGGGCCATGGAACGCTATGTTCTGGAAAAGGAACGCGGCACACTTTTAAAACAGAAGCTCTCCAGTGTGGAGATGCTGGCATCCTCAGACCGGGTGCTTTCCATCGCCACGATCGCGGTGATTGGTCACCCAGGCTTACGCCACGTCGGTCAGGCCCTGACTGCCCTCGTGCAGCTCGCGGAAGTGGGTGGCTCTGAGGATTCTGATGAAGCACCACTGGACCAAGCACTGAACTGGCGCGAACTCTATGGTCGCCACCTGTCTTATCTCCGTTCCATCCACCAAGGTTTGACCCGTGATAAGCTGAAAGGCTTTGAGCTGGATTACAGTCGCACGGTCGCTGTGGGCGATGTCATGGGCCCATTGGTCGGTGGCAATGGCTACTTCGAATGGCTACGCGGTGAACCTTCAACCACTGGCTGGCCTGGACCAGCTGAAACCATGGCGGCTGAAATCAGCACTCTGCTGATGGCTCTGGAAGCGGTGATGCGCGATGCGGGTATTCTTCTGGTCTCTGAAATTCAGGGTGGCATTGAGTTCCGTCTGTCGTCCCGTTTGCTGGCGAGAAATCTGGAACCTCTGAGAACTGCGACCAAGGACGCACCATCTACGGAGTGCTTGGCCCTGGCCTCCTCGCTGTTCCGCCTGGCTGATGCTGGCGCTTTCTTCGAAGTGGTGCCGGAAGAAGGTAGAGACATGATTCGTTTCAAGGTCACCTTCGACCCAACGCGAAACCCCGACACGGGTGTCGCTGGTTGGGATTCGCTCATGGCCGCGTTGACTGGCAATGACGTCTTCTGGGCACGCTACGGCGGCTAA